One genomic region from Candidatus Defluviilinea gracilis encodes:
- the cmr1 gene encoding type III-B CRISPR module RAMP protein Cmr1, with amino-acid sequence MSRKLPEKNPPVVNKEVQKPGWVIEIRKYKVITPLFGGGEEPQRPDSLTTIRATEVRGHLRFWWRATRGGGFDGNLAAMKKREEEIWGSPAEENKPGPSKVHVRVVSAHRGKASGNDVGQPGSAWSYVAFPLREDELPVYEDASFELEIKYKNVDNINDDVEAALWAWETFGGIGGRTRRGFGALQCEAKKDSADGSWQKIDPPARNQVDKNFFTKHLLADGVWHPGVPHLTTNSRMKWVTKTDNASEVWESLFTALKEFRQKRYKGEFGLSQWPEANEIRRLFNKEINTPENISGYKHVENRFPRAKFGLPIQYNMHHDEDLPEDIKLQGILIDDKKSIDRLASPLILRPIACSDGAVGLAAILEWETVESSEMYTPPGGLVLSGVPNHPSVVSDVLESEVAYIPPLGSHTDVLQAFLDSLK; translated from the coding sequence ATGAGCAGGAAACTTCCAGAGAAGAACCCGCCGGTGGTGAACAAAGAAGTTCAAAAGCCCGGCTGGGTGATAGAGATTCGGAAATACAAGGTAATTACCCCCCTGTTTGGCGGCGGTGAGGAACCTCAACGACCGGATTCGCTGACCACGATCCGCGCGACCGAAGTGCGCGGGCATTTGCGCTTTTGGTGGCGTGCTACGCGCGGAGGCGGCTTCGACGGAAATCTGGCGGCTATGAAGAAGCGCGAGGAAGAGATTTGGGGTTCACCCGCTGAAGAGAATAAGCCGGGACCTTCCAAAGTGCACGTGAGGGTTGTCAGCGCGCATCGAGGCAAGGCAAGCGGCAATGATGTTGGGCAACCCGGCTCCGCATGGAGTTATGTGGCTTTTCCTTTACGCGAGGATGAGTTGCCGGTTTATGAAGATGCCTCTTTTGAGTTGGAAATCAAGTATAAGAATGTTGACAATATTAATGACGACGTTGAGGCGGCTTTGTGGGCATGGGAAACCTTTGGCGGTATCGGTGGACGCACACGGCGGGGGTTTGGAGCGTTGCAGTGTGAGGCAAAAAAAGACTCTGCCGATGGGTCGTGGCAGAAAATTGACCCCCCGGCAAGGAATCAGGTTGACAAAAACTTCTTCACAAAACATCTTTTGGCAGACGGTGTGTGGCACCCGGGCGTCCCTCATTTGACAACGAATTCTCGTATGAAATGGGTAACAAAGACAGACAATGCCAGCGAGGTTTGGGAGAGTCTTTTCACTGCATTAAAAGAGTTTCGACAAAAACGATACAAAGGCGAGTTTGGATTGAGTCAGTGGCCTGAAGCGAATGAAATCAGGCGATTGTTTAATAAGGAAATTAATACCCCTGAAAATATATCTGGCTACAAACATGTTGAAAACAGGTTTCCACGCGCCAAGTTTGGATTACCGATTCAATACAACATGCATCACGATGAAGATCTTCCGGAGGATATTAAACTCCAAGGTATTCTGATTGATGATAAAAAATCCATAGACCGTCTTGCAAGCCCGTTGATTCTGCGCCCGATTGCATGTTCCGATGGAGCTGTGGGACTTGCCGCTATTCTGGAATGGGAGACCGTTGAGTCGAGTGAAATGTACACGCCGCCAGGCGGATTGGTTTTGAGTGGCGTGCCGAATCATCCTTCTGTAGTAAGTGATGTGCTGGAGAGCGAAGTTGCATATATTCCGCCACTGGGCAGCCATACCGATGTCTTACAAGCCTTTCTCGACTCGTTGAAATAG
- the cmr3 gene encoding type III-B CRISPR module-associated protein Cmr3 codes for MSEWLVIPRDPLIFRDGKPFVATPGERADSLPFPFPSTVIGAVRTRAGTDASNGKFDATKLNRLLENSIHGPVLVELDANEAIVERYFPAPADALVVETSDKGIVLRYALAPIRVSTNSTDLGVSHLVGRDPQIKDKPYYKTPRLWTWPTMKEWLHNGVDDGPFDAKTLGMEELPRDHRTHVSIQPDTHASREGALFQTSGMEFTTENASSLAIALTSDAGLQAGVDFLGGERRIVQWWATSNVFADATCPEDIVQKISEDKSCRLILATPAYFANGHLPSYLTSQFGATVVASAVPRYQTISGWDYSKPNGGEPKPTRRLAPAGSVYFLDLTQVTDLQDFIKRVWLNNISDDVQACRDGFGLALLGTWKNMEVNG; via the coding sequence ATGAGTGAATGGTTGGTAATCCCGCGTGACCCTTTGATTTTTCGAGATGGCAAGCCCTTCGTTGCAACGCCTGGCGAGCGGGCAGATTCTCTACCGTTCCCATTTCCATCTACGGTGATTGGGGCGGTGCGGACACGGGCAGGAACGGATGCTTCCAATGGCAAATTTGATGCAACCAAATTGAATAGATTGTTGGAAAACTCCATCCATGGACCGGTGCTGGTTGAATTAGATGCAAATGAAGCCATTGTGGAGAGATACTTCCCCGCCCCTGCGGACGCTTTGGTGGTTGAGACGAGTGATAAGGGCATCGTGCTACGATATGCTCTTGCGCCGATTCGAGTATCTACTAACTCAACCGATTTGGGAGTGTCGCACTTGGTTGGGCGTGATCCACAGATCAAAGATAAGCCGTATTACAAAACCCCACGCTTATGGACGTGGCCAACGATGAAAGAATGGTTACACAACGGGGTGGATGATGGACCGTTCGACGCGAAAACTTTAGGTATGGAGGAACTGCCGCGCGATCATCGCACACACGTCAGCATCCAACCGGATACACATGCTTCCCGAGAGGGCGCTTTGTTTCAAACCAGCGGCATGGAATTCACCACCGAGAACGCGTCTTCGCTTGCAATCGCATTGACTTCGGATGCTGGGTTACAAGCCGGCGTGGACTTTTTGGGCGGTGAGCGGCGGATTGTACAATGGTGGGCAACTTCAAATGTGTTCGCAGATGCCACCTGCCCTGAGGATATTGTGCAGAAGATCAGCGAAGACAAGAGTTGCCGACTAATCCTTGCGACCCCGGCGTATTTTGCCAACGGACATCTTCCGAGTTACCTGACCAGCCAATTTGGAGCAACCGTGGTGGCATCAGCGGTGCCGCGTTATCAGACTATCTCTGGGTGGGATTACTCGAAACCAAATGGTGGTGAGCCAAAGCCTACCCGCCGACTGGCGCCTGCCGGGAGTGTGTATTTTCTAGACCTGACTCAGGTAACGGATTTGCAGGATTTCATAAAACGCGTGTGGTTGAATAATATCAGTGATGATGTACAGGCGTGCCGCGATGGTTTTGGGCTGGCGTTGCTTGGCACGTGGAAGAATATGGAGGTGAACGGATGA
- the cas10 gene encoding type III-B CRISPR-associated protein Cas10/Cmr2: MKHLIIFSVGPVQDFINTARRSRDLWYGSWMLSELSKAAAKNIADSGFLDWLVFPHPADIRLLEPASQYSSPNKVIAVVDNPERIATGVRTAVGARLQELWADAKSHIHGRAYNEGVANQQVDDLLEFYWVSVPFEESNAGNYAEARNKAEMFLAARKTIRNFQQPTWSAGTPKSSLDGARESVIPRAEYAERNDTEDVRTQKTKNLYTRYRARRGEQLSGVDLLKRLGRLDSTPNFKSTSDMAALPFVEKFNQKNGEAQTLIEALRAKLPVDSDTLDGAEEGLVFESRFEDAFPTQKLTPEQRADYLNLLKKYAGNATPTAYYALLAADGDFMGKIIDGQTRMETHQNISQSLARFVQHAREIVGRTQGVLIYSGGDDVLAYLPLPSVLDCANELQSTFGSLMEEYAISDGKGGTIKPSLSVGIVIVHHLEPLSNALQLVRKAEKDAKVVEGKNGLAIILSKRSGVDRSISDKFSVLHARLTELITYARDGAISGGTAYELHELHQVLFNTEIPPDAKAKEAIRIVERKRESGSDQQVNEQVKASFAGWIQTISLDELAREMIVAKELAGIEGEAQ, translated from the coding sequence ATGAAGCATCTAATTATTTTTTCAGTCGGTCCTGTACAGGATTTTATTAACACTGCCCGTCGTAGCCGTGACTTGTGGTACGGTTCATGGATGTTAAGTGAATTATCAAAAGCCGCAGCGAAAAATATCGCGGACTCTGGCTTTCTTGATTGGCTTGTTTTTCCACATCCTGCTGACATCAGACTACTTGAACCGGCAAGTCAGTACAGTTCTCCGAATAAAGTTATTGCTGTTGTGGATAACCCTGAACGAATTGCTACAGGGGTTCGCACAGCAGTAGGTGCACGCCTTCAAGAATTGTGGGCGGATGCCAAGTCACACATTCATGGTCGTGCTTACAATGAGGGAGTGGCTAATCAGCAGGTTGACGACTTGCTTGAATTCTATTGGGTTAGCGTTCCATTCGAAGAATCCAATGCAGGCAACTATGCGGAAGCGCGCAACAAGGCGGAAATGTTTTTAGCAGCCCGAAAAACTATCCGCAATTTTCAACAACCGACATGGTCGGCAGGCACTCCTAAATCATCCTTAGATGGCGCGCGCGAGTCGGTTATTCCGAGAGCGGAATATGCGGAGAGAAACGATACAGAGGACGTTCGTACACAAAAAACCAAAAACTTATACACGCGCTATCGAGCGCGGCGCGGGGAGCAACTCTCAGGTGTGGATTTGCTCAAGCGGCTTGGCAGGCTTGACAGTACTCCGAACTTCAAGAGCACATCAGATATGGCGGCGTTGCCGTTTGTGGAAAAATTCAACCAGAAAAACGGGGAAGCTCAAACTTTGATCGAGGCTCTCCGCGCCAAATTGCCCGTTGATTCTGACACGTTGGATGGCGCAGAGGAAGGCTTGGTATTTGAAAGCCGGTTCGAGGATGCATTTCCGACTCAAAAACTAACACCTGAACAGCGGGCAGATTATCTAAACCTGTTAAAGAAATATGCAGGCAATGCCACGCCTACCGCCTACTACGCCTTGCTTGCCGCGGATGGTGATTTTATGGGCAAGATCATTGATGGGCAAACAAGGATGGAAACTCATCAAAATATTTCGCAATCACTGGCAAGGTTCGTGCAACATGCAAGAGAGATCGTTGGGCGCACTCAAGGTGTGCTGATTTATTCTGGTGGTGACGATGTGTTAGCGTACCTGCCTTTACCCTCGGTTTTAGATTGTGCTAATGAATTACAGTCCACTTTTGGAAGCTTGATGGAAGAGTATGCAATATCTGATGGAAAGGGCGGCACAATCAAGCCTTCCCTGTCTGTTGGGATCGTCATTGTCCATCATCTGGAACCGCTATCGAATGCTCTGCAACTCGTGCGGAAAGCGGAAAAAGATGCAAAAGTCGTGGAAGGCAAAAACGGACTGGCAATCATCCTGAGCAAGCGCAGTGGAGTTGACCGCTCCATCTCTGACAAGTTCAGTGTTCTTCATGCGCGCCTGACCGAGTTGATCACATACGCGCGCGACGGCGCGATCAGCGGCGGAACGGCGTACGAGTTGCATGAGTTACACCAAGTGTTATTCAATACAGAGATTCCACCTGACGCGAAAGCCAAAGAGGCGATTCGAATTGTTGAGCGGAAGCGCGAGTCGGGTAGTGATCAGCAAGTCAATGAGCAAGTCAAAGCAAGCTTTGCAGGTTGGATCCAAACCATCTCGCTTGATGAACTTGCCCGCGAAATGATTGTTGCCAAGGAACTAGCAGGGATAGAGGGGGAGGCGCAATGA
- a CDS encoding ABC transporter ATP-binding protein, protein MSEELIEIEEEEFTSQLTMPVFKRIASLLRPHWKWVVGFFITIAATSSTDAYFTYLNKEIVDTGIRLENTAALTRIAWIYGSIILFQACTVFTFIYLAGVMGERVQYDLRRMLFNHLQQLSLSYYSQNSVGRLIARVTSDTGRVSDLVSWGIVDSTWAVMNIVTSLIFMAIINWKLALIVFTIIPLMIFIAIKFRQFILVEYRVSRRTNSKITGAFNENFQGVRVVKALLREDENTKEFQELTTTMYRSSYRAAWLSALFLPTVQIIAALALGLIVGYGGQQITVGAMTIGGIQAFVSYLTFMMWPVQDLARVYAEMQHSIASAERIFKLIDTPPEVHDRSDAVEAQTLMGEIEFEGVDFFYEERKPVLTDFSLKVRAGEMIALVGPTGGGKSTIVNLLCRFYEPRKGTIRINGRDYMDYTLASIHSRIGIVLQTPHLFSGSVRDNICYGRLNATDEEVTDAAKIAGAHDFIVTLEKGYDHNVGEGGNLLSVGQKQLISLARAVLARPELFIMDEATSSVDTLTEALIQRGMEALMRGRTSFVIAHRLSTIRKANRIVVIENGKIAEQGSHADLLKQRGHYYRLYTQQFRHELEEQYGFTEAVGAQISEVSQTSEISGEAMAAD, encoded by the coding sequence ATGAGCGAAGAATTAATTGAAATTGAAGAAGAAGAATTCACATCACAGCTCACCATGCCCGTGTTCAAGCGGATTGCGAGTCTGCTTCGCCCGCATTGGAAATGGGTGGTCGGGTTTTTTATCACCATCGCGGCGACGTCCTCGACGGATGCGTACTTCACATACCTGAACAAGGAGATCGTGGATACGGGTATCCGCTTGGAGAATACCGCCGCATTGACGCGCATCGCGTGGATCTACGGCTCGATCATTTTGTTTCAGGCGTGCACGGTGTTCACGTTCATCTACCTCGCGGGCGTGATGGGCGAACGCGTGCAATACGACTTACGCCGAATGCTGTTCAATCATTTGCAGCAACTGTCGCTTTCGTATTACTCGCAGAACTCGGTGGGACGCCTCATCGCGCGCGTCACATCGGACACGGGGCGCGTCTCGGACCTCGTCAGTTGGGGCATCGTGGATTCGACGTGGGCGGTGATGAACATCGTCACATCGCTGATCTTCATGGCGATCATCAACTGGAAACTGGCGTTGATCGTGTTCACCATCATCCCGTTGATGATCTTCATCGCGATCAAGTTCCGTCAGTTCATTTTGGTGGAGTATCGCGTGTCGCGGCGCACGAACTCGAAGATCACGGGCGCGTTCAACGAAAACTTTCAAGGCGTGCGCGTGGTGAAGGCTCTCTTGCGCGAAGACGAGAACACGAAAGAATTTCAAGAGTTGACCACGACGATGTACCGATCGTCGTATCGGGCCGCGTGGCTCTCAGCGCTCTTCCTCCCCACCGTGCAGATCATCGCCGCGCTCGCGCTGGGACTCATCGTCGGCTACGGCGGACAACAGATCACCGTCGGCGCGATGACCATCGGCGGGATTCAAGCCTTCGTGTCGTATCTCACGTTCATGATGTGGCCCGTGCAGGACTTGGCGCGCGTCTACGCGGAGATGCAGCACTCCATCGCCTCGGCGGAGAGAATCTTCAAGTTGATAGATACCCCGCCCGAAGTCCACGATAGAAGCGACGCGGTCGAGGCGCAAACGCTGATGGGCGAGATCGAATTCGAGGGCGTGGATTTCTTCTACGAAGAACGCAAGCCCGTCCTCACCGACTTCTCGCTGAAGGTGAGAGCGGGCGAGATGATCGCGCTCGTCGGTCCGACGGGCGGAGGAAAGTCCACGATCGTGAATCTGCTGTGCCGCTTCTACGAGCCGCGCAAAGGGACGATCCGCATCAACGGGCGGGATTACATGGATTACACGCTCGCTTCGATCCACAGCCGCATCGGGATCGTGTTGCAGACGCCGCATCTCTTCTCGGGCAGTGTGCGCGACAACATCTGCTATGGACGATTGAACGCGACCGATGAAGAAGTGACCGACGCCGCGAAAATTGCGGGCGCGCATGATTTCATCGTGACGTTAGAAAAAGGCTACGACCACAACGTGGGCGAAGGCGGCAATTTGCTCTCCGTTGGGCAGAAACAGTTGATCAGTCTGGCGCGAGCCGTGCTTGCCCGCCCCGAACTCTTCATCATGGACGAAGCCACCTCCAGCGTGGATACGCTCACCGAGGCGTTGATCCAGCGCGGCATGGAAGCGTTGATGCGCGGACGCACGTCGTTCGTCATCGCGCACCGCCTCTCGACCATCCGCAAGGCGAATCGAATCGTGGTGATCGAAAATGGAAAAATCGCCGAGCAAGGCTCGCACGCTGATTTGCTCAAACAGCGCGGACATTATTACCGCCTGTACACGCAACAGTTCAGGCACGAGTTGGAGGAGCAGTATGGGTTTACGGAGGCTGTCGGGGCGCAAATCTCCGAGGTCTCTCAGACCTCGGAGATTTCGGGGGAGGCGATGGCGGCGGATTAA